Proteins encoded in a region of the Desulfobulbaceae bacterium genome:
- a CDS encoding glycosyltransferase, with translation MEIEPDLSICTVAGKNSQTLLRLLRSIEDTADPVSFEIVVAEIEPENATGLADEVSGLLVIHTNGLTRIAALNQAIRHAQGRYLALLDPDVVILPGCLKQLIDFMDDTPDAGLAAPRILNAYGKNEPSVKNFPGIITTIFGSFGSNNCVTPTTTSEVDWSTGGFHLLRRECLADIGLLDETLSVCAELDLYQQARHHGWHSSYVVEAVTVHANPTRYQTPWSPGIGERLRYLKKQWLS, from the coding sequence ATGGAAATCGAGCCGGACCTCTCCATCTGCACGGTAGCAGGAAAAAACTCTCAAACCCTGCTCCGGCTGTTACGCTCAATAGAGGATACAGCCGACCCAGTCTCCTTCGAGATCGTGGTGGCTGAGATCGAACCAGAGAACGCAACAGGGCTTGCCGATGAGGTTTCAGGACTCCTGGTGATCCATACCAACGGACTCACCAGGATTGCCGCCCTCAATCAGGCAATCCGCCACGCACAGGGGAGATACCTGGCCTTGCTCGACCCGGACGTGGTGATCCTACCCGGATGCCTCAAACAGCTGATCGACTTCATGGATGACACCCCGGACGCCGGCTTGGCCGCACCAAGAATCCTCAACGCATACGGGAAAAACGAACCCTCGGTCAAAAACTTTCCCGGCATCATCACCACCATTTTTGGCTCTTTCGGTAGCAACAACTGCGTAACTCCCACAACAACCTCTGAAGTGGACTGGTCAACCGGCGGATTTCATCTCCTCCGGCGGGAGTGCCTCGCTGATATCGGGCTCTTAGACGAGACTTTATCAGTCTGCGCCGAACTCGACCTCTATCAACAGGCGCGACACCATGGTTGGCACAGCAGCTATGTGGTCGAGGCAGTGACAGTGCACGCCAATCCGACCCGCTATCAAACCCCGTGGTCGCCGGGGATTGGAGAACGACTCCGCTACCTGAAAAAACAGTGGCTGTCATGA